The Saccharomonospora glauca K62 genome has a segment encoding these proteins:
- a CDS encoding YbaB/EbfC family nucleoid-associated protein: MNTPDPRASDPMKVAQDLTDWAKDLERKAAQYTELQGRLGSVSVSAQSPDGVARVTVDSNGVPTELTITERGRGLDPSQLSRTLMQTLRQAQAKLREEVTQLTLATVGDDAAGRDIVQNYRERFTEPVQEEPPTPQPRTMNLGVPAEEPPAPPRAEPPRPQRRPRSDDDGDDYFGGPILRR, from the coding sequence GTGAACACACCCGATCCGCGTGCTTCCGATCCGATGAAGGTCGCTCAGGACCTCACCGATTGGGCGAAGGATCTGGAGCGCAAGGCAGCTCAGTACACCGAGTTGCAAGGACGCCTCGGCTCGGTGTCGGTGTCCGCGCAGTCGCCCGACGGAGTGGCGCGAGTCACTGTCGACTCCAACGGTGTCCCCACAGAGTTGACGATCACCGAGCGGGGGCGGGGCCTCGACCCCTCGCAGCTCTCCCGGACGCTGATGCAGACGTTGCGGCAGGCGCAGGCCAAACTCCGGGAAGAGGTGACCCAACTCACCTTGGCGACCGTGGGGGACGACGCCGCGGGGCGGGACATCGTGCAGAACTACCGCGAGCGGTTCACCGAGCCCGTCCAGGAGGAACCTCCCACCCCGCAGCCCCGCACCATGAACCTCGGCGTGCCGGCCGAGGAACCGCCCGCGCCTCCGCGCGCGGAACCGCCCCGCCCTCAGCGGCGTCCCAGGTCCGACGACGACGGTGATGACTACTTCGGCGGTCCGATACTGCGGCGCTGA
- a CDS encoding type VII secretion target, with amino-acid sequence MGAPGYQVDPEQLREHAASIGTIKSQVAEAGQAGHYVAGLDDAYGAIPRMMFLPNALKDAQERVASLIDSISDHLEGLADKLKAAAEKYEAGEKEGRDRLQRPKDDIDRTDIVTV; translated from the coding sequence GTGGGTGCGCCCGGATACCAGGTCGACCCCGAACAGCTACGAGAGCATGCGGCGAGCATCGGGACGATCAAGTCGCAGGTGGCCGAGGCGGGCCAGGCCGGACACTACGTGGCCGGGCTCGACGACGCCTACGGCGCCATTCCGCGGATGATGTTCCTGCCCAACGCTCTGAAGGACGCTCAGGAGCGGGTGGCGAGCCTCATCGATTCGATCAGCGACCACCTCGAAGGCCTTGCGGACAAGCTGAAGGCCGCCGCCGAGAAGTACGAGGCGGGCGAAAAGGAGGGCCGGGACCGGCTCCAGCGCCCGAAGGACGACATCGACCGTACCGACATCGTCACGGTCTGA
- a CDS encoding macro domain-containing protein — protein sequence MTAESGTHTWNGTGATTSPALPELVLCALDDSLATAWHSVAETVNGPLRVHRGSVLDVRAQAVVSPANSHGWMRGGVDAVYAQAFPGIEQQVRSTILAYHGGELPIGEAVVVPTGEAMPEWLISAPTMREPGERLPDDTVHPYLAARAVFLLWRDGQFENGTRFRDVVETIAMPGLGTGVGGVSPRTCAHQIAAAWNEVFGDR from the coding sequence GTGACCGCCGAATCAGGCACGCACACGTGGAACGGCACAGGCGCAACGACCTCTCCCGCGCTCCCGGAGCTGGTGTTGTGCGCACTCGACGACTCCCTCGCGACGGCCTGGCACAGCGTCGCCGAGACCGTGAACGGCCCCTTGCGGGTGCACAGAGGTTCGGTATTGGACGTGCGGGCACAGGCCGTGGTGAGCCCCGCCAACAGCCACGGTTGGATGCGGGGCGGGGTCGACGCCGTGTACGCGCAGGCATTCCCCGGCATCGAGCAACAGGTACGCAGCACGATCCTCGCCTACCACGGCGGTGAGCTGCCGATCGGCGAGGCCGTCGTCGTCCCCACCGGCGAGGCCATGCCCGAATGGCTGATCAGTGCTCCCACCATGCGTGAGCCCGGCGAGCGACTGCCCGACGACACGGTCCACCCCTACCTGGCCGCGCGCGCGGTGTTCCTGCTGTGGCGAGACGGCCAGTTCGAGAACGGCACGCGCTTCCGCGACGTCGTCGAGACCATCGCGATGCCGGGTCTCGGTACCGGGGTCGGCGGGGTGTCGCCGCGGACGTGCGCGCACCAGATCGCCGCGGCGTGGAACGAGGTCTTCGGCGACCGTTGA
- the pheA gene encoding prephenate dehydratase, producing the protein MSRIAYFGPAGTFTEQAARSLSTGQELVPMETIPAAMTAVRKGDAELACVPVENSVEGPVTATLDGLAEDSPLVAVAEALLPVHFTVLTRPEVRTVRTVASHPHALAQVRHWLERNLPEARVVVASSTAAAAVAVRDGEYDAAVTAPVAAQTYPLKVLAEGVADVPDARTRFLLLSPPCPPPEPTGADRTSIVASMANRTGALAELLNELALRGINLTRLDARPIKGNFGFYRFFLDFEGHIAEARVGDALAALRRRCEVRFLGSHPRADGVRATVSATATDSDFAAAAEWVRAVRSGERA; encoded by the coding sequence ATGTCGCGTATCGCCTACTTCGGCCCCGCCGGGACGTTCACCGAGCAGGCCGCCCGGAGTCTTTCCACCGGGCAGGAGCTCGTGCCGATGGAGACGATTCCCGCCGCGATGACGGCCGTGCGCAAGGGCGACGCCGAATTGGCGTGCGTGCCGGTGGAGAACTCCGTGGAGGGTCCCGTCACGGCGACGCTCGACGGGCTGGCCGAGGACTCTCCCCTGGTCGCGGTGGCGGAGGCGCTGCTGCCGGTGCACTTCACGGTGCTGACGCGGCCGGAGGTGAGGACCGTTCGCACCGTCGCCAGCCATCCCCACGCACTCGCCCAGGTCAGGCACTGGCTCGAACGCAACCTTCCGGAGGCGAGGGTGGTCGTCGCCTCGTCCACGGCCGCGGCGGCCGTCGCCGTGCGCGACGGCGAGTACGACGCGGCCGTCACCGCGCCCGTCGCCGCGCAGACCTACCCCTTGAAGGTGCTCGCCGAAGGGGTCGCCGACGTACCCGACGCGCGCACCCGTTTCCTGCTGCTCTCCCCGCCGTGCCCGCCGCCCGAGCCGACGGGCGCCGACCGGACCTCGATCGTCGCCTCCATGGCCAACCGCACCGGTGCGCTCGCCGAACTGCTCAACGAACTCGCTCTGCGGGGGATCAACCTGACCCGCCTCGACGCGCGTCCCATCAAGGGCAACTTCGGGTTCTACCGGTTCTTCCTCGACTTCGAGGGCCACATCGCCGAGGCCCGTGTCGGTGATGCGCTCGCGGCCTTGAGACGACGTTGCGAGGTGCGTTTCCTCGGCTCGCACCCGAGGGCCGACGGCGTGCGCGCCACCGTGAGCGCCACGGCCACTGACTCCGACTTCGCCGCCGCGGCGGAGTGGGTGCGGGCCGTCAGGAGCGGCGAGCGGGCGTGA
- a CDS encoding MFS transporter, translating into MGSSPDSSEETGHSHGVTRSVDTVPSKKLHLLVGSSVFANLGDGIAKVAFPLLAVQVTRDPLLIGGLSAAQFLPWLLFGVVAGALLDRVDRRTAVVVANTVRAVVIGLLALLVHFDAASIWLVYVAALGVGIAETVADSATNVLVPAVVGRSGLAKANSKLQAAEIVGQTFLGGPLGSLTFALFAAFPFLLDSVAFALGAVLLVTLPGTYRPERDRSGSRSVTAEVRADIAQGLRWVLGHPVLGRLVLVVGMVGLVSEMAQAQLVLYALTDLGLSEAAFGVFGFTGGIGGLLGATVASRLIDRLGSTAALTSGLVTAGAAFLAMGLVSNPVVASSLFGVFAGAVVLVNVLLATARHLLVPEELLGRVIGVWRTVAWGALPLGALLGGLTTRLFDSASTTFALSGAGLLLVALVAWASVRAHDLTPARRS; encoded by the coding sequence ATGGGTTCCTCCCCGGACTCGTCCGAGGAGACCGGCCACAGTCACGGGGTCACGCGGAGCGTGGACACCGTTCCGAGCAAAAAGCTCCACCTCCTAGTGGGTTCCAGCGTCTTCGCCAACCTCGGTGACGGCATCGCGAAGGTCGCGTTCCCGCTGCTCGCCGTCCAGGTGACGCGGGACCCCTTGCTGATCGGCGGGTTGTCGGCGGCGCAGTTCCTACCCTGGCTGTTGTTCGGCGTCGTGGCGGGCGCGCTCCTCGACCGTGTCGACCGCCGTACCGCCGTCGTCGTGGCCAACACCGTCCGCGCCGTGGTGATCGGCCTTCTCGCCCTCCTCGTCCACTTCGACGCGGCGAGCATCTGGTTGGTCTACGTCGCGGCCCTGGGAGTGGGCATCGCGGAGACGGTGGCCGACAGCGCCACGAACGTGCTGGTTCCGGCGGTGGTGGGACGCAGCGGGCTGGCGAAGGCCAACAGCAAGCTCCAGGCCGCGGAGATCGTGGGGCAGACCTTCCTCGGCGGCCCGCTGGGCAGCCTGACGTTCGCGCTCTTCGCCGCGTTCCCCTTCCTCCTCGACTCGGTGGCCTTCGCGCTGGGAGCCGTCCTCCTGGTGACGTTGCCGGGGACTTACCGCCCGGAGCGCGACCGCTCCGGTTCGAGGTCCGTCACGGCGGAGGTGCGCGCGGACATCGCGCAGGGCCTTCGCTGGGTCCTCGGACATCCCGTTCTGGGACGCCTGGTGCTGGTGGTGGGGATGGTCGGGCTCGTCAGCGAGATGGCTCAGGCGCAGCTCGTGTTGTACGCGCTCACCGACCTCGGCCTCAGTGAGGCGGCGTTCGGCGTGTTCGGCTTCACCGGCGGCATCGGTGGGCTGCTCGGCGCCACCGTGGCGTCCCGGCTCATCGACCGCCTGGGCAGTACCGCCGCCCTCACCTCCGGCCTGGTGACCGCCGGAGCGGCTTTCCTCGCGATGGGCCTGGTGAGCAACCCCGTCGTGGCGAGCTCGCTCTTCGGGGTCTTCGCCGGGGCGGTCGTGCTCGTCAACGTCCTGCTCGCCACCGCCCGTCATCTCCTGGTGCCGGAGGAGTTGCTGGGCCGGGTAATCGGTGTGTGGCGCACGGTGGCGTGGGGCGCGCTGCCCCTCGGCGCGCTCCTCGGTGGTCTCACCACTCGGCTGTTCGACTCCGCGAGCACGACGTTCGCTCTGTCGGGAGCGGGGTTGTTGCTGGTGGCGCTGGTCGCGTGGGCCTCGGTCCGCGCCCACGACCTCACGCCCGCTCGCCGCTCCTGA
- a CDS encoding metallopeptidase family protein produces MPVEMSRARFEELVADALDQLPPKFAAAMDNVVILVEDRNEEEEDLLGLYHGVALTERGHDYGGVLPDRISIYREPILAICETEEDVVEEVLITVVHEVAHHFGIDDARLHELGWG; encoded by the coding sequence ATGCCCGTCGAGATGAGCCGCGCCCGGTTCGAGGAGCTCGTCGCCGACGCCCTGGACCAACTACCGCCCAAATTCGCCGCCGCGATGGACAACGTGGTCATCCTCGTCGAAGATCGCAACGAGGAGGAAGAAGATCTGCTCGGGCTCTACCACGGGGTCGCGTTGACCGAACGCGGTCACGACTACGGTGGGGTGTTGCCCGACCGCATCTCCATCTATCGTGAGCCGATCCTGGCCATCTGCGAGACCGAGGAGGACGTCGTCGAGGAAGTCCTGATCACCGTCGTGCACGAGGTGGCGCACCACTTCGGCATCGACGACGCCCGGCTCCACGAACTCGGCTGGGGGTAG
- a CDS encoding septum formation family protein: MMVLMSDQPDRSPNDSALRTRVLMGGAFLGALVAMTLSWIFSWVPESPQLVAQRQAEEKAEQVAKAREEAFRSPPGSCLNWTTVDASDVHRVSCDEEHLFEVVGLADLTPEYGPKAPLPEEERTWRELTKEYCGPLVEDYLDGPLDPEGKLTIGVLRPDEKQWTDGDRALHCGLQWVGPGGGLQVLTEPAKDIDQSNVWEPGTCLALVDKSVGDPVSCDSEHSYEIVATVDLSEEFDSYPSEDEQKEWLEPTCAELVEDYTGGKGVEELAEDGLILSWDTRSKESWKAGSKLVNCKVGATLEDQSGLAPVQGSVKDSKDKDDKKDDKKEDEKDGAEKDDQGDGADGSEDENGDDAEGGEPTDQPDSPGDQENGG; encoded by the coding sequence ATGATGGTGCTGATGTCCGACCAACCCGACCGCTCGCCGAACGACTCGGCCCTGCGCACCCGCGTGTTGATGGGGGGTGCCTTTCTCGGTGCCCTCGTCGCCATGACGCTCAGTTGGATCTTCTCCTGGGTACCCGAGAGCCCGCAGCTCGTCGCGCAGCGGCAGGCCGAGGAGAAGGCCGAGCAGGTGGCCAAGGCTCGTGAGGAGGCGTTCCGCTCGCCACCGGGAAGCTGCCTGAATTGGACCACGGTGGACGCCAGCGACGTGCACCGGGTGTCGTGCGACGAGGAACACTTGTTCGAGGTGGTCGGGTTGGCCGACCTCACACCGGAGTACGGGCCGAAGGCTCCCCTTCCGGAGGAGGAGCGGACGTGGCGGGAACTCACCAAGGAATACTGCGGCCCGCTCGTCGAGGACTACCTCGACGGCCCGCTCGACCCCGAGGGCAAGCTGACCATCGGCGTGTTGCGGCCGGACGAGAAGCAGTGGACGGACGGGGACCGCGCCCTGCACTGCGGACTCCAGTGGGTCGGCCCCGGCGGCGGGTTACAGGTGTTGACGGAGCCGGCGAAGGACATCGACCAGTCGAACGTCTGGGAGCCCGGCACCTGTCTGGCGCTGGTCGACAAGAGCGTGGGCGACCCGGTCTCCTGTGACTCGGAACACTCCTACGAGATCGTCGCGACGGTGGACCTCTCCGAGGAGTTCGACTCCTACCCCTCGGAGGACGAGCAGAAGGAGTGGCTGGAACCGACCTGCGCCGAACTCGTGGAGGACTACACAGGCGGCAAGGGTGTCGAGGAGCTGGCCGAGGACGGGCTGATCCTGAGCTGGGACACCCGTTCGAAAGAGAGTTGGAAGGCCGGCTCCAAGCTCGTCAACTGCAAGGTGGGCGCCACCTTGGAGGACCAAAGCGGACTGGCTCCCGTACAGGGCAGCGTGAAGGACAGTAAGGACAAAGACGACAAGAAAGACGACAAGAAGGAGGACGAGAAGGACGGCGCCGAAAAGGACGATCAAGGAGACGGCGCCGACGGCTCCGAGGACGAGAACGGCGACGACGCCGAGGGCGGCGAACCGACCGATCAACCCGACTCACCGGGCGACCAAGAAAACGGAGGCTGA
- a CDS encoding glutathionylspermidine synthase family protein, with product MRRETGTPRPGWEKIVAEQGLVFGTPARDGAGQPRPYWDESVHYVLDMEEVLSLEADVELLHSMCLEAVDHVVTAERYAEFGIPEWVWPHIAESWRRADPHVYGRFDLRYDGRSPAKLLEYNADTPTSLLEAAIVQWYWKADVHPDDDQWNSLHEQLVERWRTIGAKLPSNEAHFSWSGADPTGEDHLTVTYLQETAAEAGLDTVGLVIEEIGWDPLLKRFVDLEEAPMNTVVKLYPWEWVIDEEFGRYAVESLPQTLWIEPLWKMLLSNKALLGILWENYPGHPNLLPAFNDQPGMLTEYVRKPKLGREGANVKIVAPGYETETGGVYGSEGYVYQAFDPLPEFDGYRPVLGAWIVGDNAAGLGIRESSGLVTDDGAAFVPHRIPQS from the coding sequence GTGCGCAGGGAGACGGGAACGCCTCGACCGGGGTGGGAGAAGATCGTCGCCGAACAGGGGCTCGTGTTCGGCACCCCGGCGCGGGACGGCGCGGGACAACCCCGTCCGTACTGGGACGAGTCCGTGCACTACGTCCTCGACATGGAGGAAGTGCTCTCGCTCGAAGCCGATGTGGAGCTACTGCACTCGATGTGCCTTGAGGCCGTGGACCACGTCGTGACCGCCGAGCGGTACGCCGAGTTCGGCATCCCCGAATGGGTGTGGCCCCACATCGCCGAATCGTGGCGTCGTGCCGATCCGCACGTCTACGGTCGGTTCGACCTCCGTTACGACGGCCGCAGCCCCGCGAAGCTGCTGGAGTACAACGCGGACACGCCGACCTCTCTGCTCGAAGCCGCCATCGTGCAGTGGTACTGGAAGGCCGACGTCCACCCCGACGACGATCAGTGGAACTCCCTGCACGAACAGCTCGTCGAGCGGTGGCGGACCATCGGCGCCAAGCTTCCCTCCAACGAGGCGCACTTCAGTTGGTCGGGCGCCGACCCCACGGGCGAGGACCATCTGACCGTCACCTATCTCCAGGAGACCGCGGCGGAGGCCGGGCTCGACACGGTGGGTCTCGTGATCGAGGAGATCGGCTGGGACCCGCTGCTCAAGAGGTTCGTCGACCTTGAGGAAGCTCCCATGAACACGGTCGTGAAGCTGTATCCGTGGGAGTGGGTGATCGACGAGGAGTTCGGTCGCTACGCCGTCGAGTCGCTGCCACAGACACTGTGGATCGAGCCGTTGTGGAAGATGCTGCTGTCCAACAAGGCTCTCCTCGGCATCCTGTGGGAGAACTATCCGGGACACCCCAACTTGCTGCCCGCGTTCAACGACCAGCCCGGCATGCTCACCGAGTACGTGCGTAAGCCGAAGCTCGGGCGGGAGGGAGCGAACGTGAAGATCGTCGCTCCCGGATACGAGACCGAGACGGGTGGTGTCTACGGCTCCGAAGGCTATGTCTACCAGGCGTTCGACCCGCTTCCCGAGTTCGACGGCTACCGTCCCGTGCTGGGGGCGTGGATCGTCGGCGACAACGCGGCGGGGCTCGGTATCCGGGAGTCGTCGGGGCTGGTGACGGACGACGGAGCGGCGTTCGTCCCGCACCGCATCCCGCAGTCGTGA
- a CDS encoding DUF350 domain-containing protein, with the protein MLVALSDTFGTDLARGIGAIMLYAIVGLVLMLLGFYAIDLTTPGKLSELVRRGLPNAVVITASGMVSMAFIVVVAIWASASDLVEGLITSLVYGLVGIVAQVIAVRLLEWVTRIDVRSTLENDRYTPASLIVAAAHLALGLVVAVSIS; encoded by the coding sequence GTGCTCGTAGCACTGTCCGACACCTTCGGTACCGATCTGGCCAGGGGCATCGGGGCGATCATGCTGTACGCGATCGTCGGCCTGGTGCTCATGCTGTTGGGCTTCTACGCCATCGACCTGACTACTCCGGGCAAACTGTCCGAGTTGGTGCGCAGGGGCCTGCCCAACGCCGTGGTGATCACGGCGTCGGGAATGGTGTCGATGGCGTTCATCGTGGTGGTGGCCATCTGGGCGTCGGCGAGCGACCTCGTGGAGGGCCTCATCACCTCGCTCGTGTACGGCCTGGTGGGCATCGTCGCCCAGGTCATCGCGGTGCGGCTGTTGGAGTGGGTGACGCGCATCGACGTCCGCTCCACCCTCGAAAACGACAGGTACACGCCGGCGAGCCTCATCGTGGCCGCCGCCCACCTGGCGCTCGGCCTCGTGGTCGCCGTCTCGATCTCCTAA
- a CDS encoding haloalkane dehalogenase — translation MRLLRTPEDRFDDLPDFDFPARYADVDHPLHGIIRIGYVEVGPPDGPTVLLLHGEPSWSFLYRKMLPVLAEAGLRAVAPDLVGFGRSDKPTDVADHTYARHVEWMRAFAFDVLDLRDVVLVGQDWGGLIGLRLVAENLDRFAGVVAANTGLPTGDAGMPPQWWAFHDAVRKAPVLDIARFVQSGCKRTLSEAERAAYDAPFPNETYKAGPRALPTLVPTRPDDPASEANRTAWRTLSASSLPFLCAFSDGDPITEAAGPLLRRVMPGAAGREHPTIAGAGHFLQEDAGEELAGVVVEFVRGLGRGA, via the coding sequence GTGCGGTTACTGAGGACGCCCGAGGACCGGTTCGACGACCTGCCCGACTTCGACTTCCCCGCTCGCTACGCGGACGTCGACCACCCGTTGCACGGGATCATCAGGATCGGTTACGTGGAGGTGGGGCCGCCCGACGGACCCACCGTGCTACTGCTCCACGGCGAGCCGAGCTGGTCCTTCCTCTACCGGAAGATGCTCCCCGTGCTCGCCGAGGCGGGCCTTCGGGCCGTCGCGCCCGACCTCGTGGGATTCGGCCGCTCCGACAAGCCGACGGACGTGGCCGATCACACCTACGCGCGGCACGTCGAATGGATGCGTGCCTTCGCGTTCGACGTCCTCGACCTGCGTGACGTCGTGCTCGTGGGGCAGGACTGGGGCGGCCTCATCGGACTGCGTCTCGTGGCGGAGAACCTCGACCGCTTCGCCGGGGTCGTCGCGGCGAACACCGGGCTCCCCACGGGGGACGCCGGCATGCCTCCGCAATGGTGGGCGTTCCACGACGCGGTGCGAAAGGCGCCCGTGCTCGACATCGCCCGGTTCGTGCAGTCCGGCTGCAAGCGCACACTCAGCGAGGCCGAGCGCGCCGCCTACGACGCGCCGTTTCCCAACGAGACGTACAAGGCGGGGCCGCGCGCGCTGCCCACGTTGGTCCCCACCAGGCCCGACGACCCCGCGTCCGAGGCCAACCGAACGGCGTGGAGGACGCTGTCGGCGTCGTCACTGCCGTTTCTGTGCGCGTTCTCCGACGGTGACCCGATCACCGAGGCCGCCGGGCCGCTCCTGCGGCGCGTCATGCCGGGTGCGGCGGGGCGGGAGCACCCCACCATCGCGGGCGCGGGGCACTTCCTCCAGGAGGACGCGGGCGAGGAGCTGGCCGGGGTGGTGGTCGAATTCGTGCGCGGGTTGGGTCGAGGAGCCTGA
- the serS gene encoding serine--tRNA ligase yields the protein MIDLRTLREEPDVVRASQRARGEDVGVVDRLLSLDAERRSAIAKADNLRAEQKQLGKRIGKASGEERESLLARGKELAAQVKEAEAEQNRASEEFEKLHRVVPNVVHPAVPAGGEDDFVVLKHVGTPREFDFTPKDHLELGEALGALDMERGAKVSGARFYFLTGVGAQLQLALLNMAAAQAAEKGFQLMIPPVLVRPEIMAGTGFLGAHSSEVYRLPDDDLYLVGTSEVPLAGYHADEILDLSDGPLRYAGWSSCFRREAGSYGKDTRGIIRVHQFDKVEMFVFCEPSDAEEEHEKLLAWEEEMLAKIEVPYRVIDTAAGDLGASAARKYDCEAWIPTQQAYRELTSTSNCTTYQARRLAVRYRDADGRPQIAATLNGTLATTRWIVAILENHQQADGSVRVPEALRPFLGMSELRPRD from the coding sequence GTGATTGACCTCAGGACTCTGCGCGAGGAACCGGACGTCGTGCGCGCCTCGCAGCGCGCCCGCGGTGAGGACGTCGGCGTTGTGGACAGGCTGCTGTCCCTCGACGCCGAACGCAGGTCCGCCATCGCCAAGGCCGACAACCTCCGCGCCGAGCAGAAGCAGCTCGGTAAACGCATCGGCAAGGCGTCCGGGGAGGAACGCGAGTCCCTGCTCGCGCGTGGCAAGGAGCTCGCTGCCCAGGTCAAGGAGGCCGAGGCCGAGCAGAACCGCGCCAGCGAGGAGTTCGAGAAGCTCCACCGGGTGGTGCCGAACGTCGTGCACCCCGCCGTGCCGGCGGGCGGCGAGGACGACTTCGTCGTGCTCAAGCACGTGGGAACGCCGAGGGAGTTCGACTTCACTCCCAAGGACCACCTGGAGCTTGGTGAGGCGCTCGGCGCTCTCGACATGGAACGCGGTGCCAAGGTCTCGGGCGCGCGGTTTTACTTCCTCACCGGTGTCGGTGCCCAGCTCCAGCTCGCGTTGCTGAACATGGCGGCGGCGCAGGCGGCCGAGAAGGGCTTCCAGCTGATGATCCCGCCCGTGTTGGTGCGGCCGGAGATCATGGCCGGAACTGGGTTCCTCGGGGCTCACTCGTCGGAGGTGTACCGCCTGCCGGACGACGACCTCTACCTGGTCGGGACGTCGGAGGTGCCGCTGGCGGGCTACCACGCGGACGAGATCCTCGACCTCTCGGACGGCCCGTTGCGGTACGCGGGCTGGTCGTCGTGCTTCCGCCGCGAGGCCGGCTCCTACGGTAAGGACACCCGCGGCATCATCCGCGTCCACCAGTTCGACAAGGTGGAGATGTTCGTCTTCTGCGAGCCCTCCGACGCCGAGGAGGAGCACGAGAAGCTGCTCGCCTGGGAGGAGGAGATGCTCGCGAAGATCGAGGTGCCCTACCGGGTGATCGACACGGCGGCGGGTGACCTCGGCGCCAGCGCGGCGCGCAAGTACGACTGCGAGGCGTGGATACCCACGCAGCAGGCGTACCGCGAGCTGACCTCGACGTCCAACTGCACCACCTACCAGGCGCGCAGGCTGGCGGTGCGCTACCGCGACGCCGACGGTCGTCCCCAGATCGCCGCGACCCTGAACGGCACGCTCGCCACCACGCGGTGGATCGTCGCGATCCTGGAAAACCACCAGCAGGCCGACGGTTCCGTGCGGGTTCCCGAGGCGCTGCGCCCGTTCCTGGGAATGTCCGAGCTTCGGCCGCGAGACTGA
- a CDS encoding DUF3558 family protein — protein MRRTALAGLGFAALLLTGCGTTVTGTASPISSAPSGEATEPAEPTGIAGQPCELLTPEQATSLGYGEEGEFSPGRPEQLMPARCTWDPAAGDGDPLTAYFSVDISLADYVAGVQPDWEKDLGALTWEHYPDPLGLEGTCMLAAELSPSSFVALSSSDFLDTSKACERAEAAAPYVSANLSGG, from the coding sequence GTGCGTAGGACGGCGCTCGCCGGTCTCGGCTTCGCGGCGTTGCTGCTGACGGGATGCGGCACCACGGTGACGGGCACGGCGTCCCCGATCTCCTCGGCCCCGAGTGGGGAGGCGACGGAGCCCGCCGAGCCCACCGGGATCGCCGGTCAACCCTGCGAGCTGCTGACTCCCGAGCAGGCCACGTCCCTGGGCTACGGGGAGGAGGGCGAGTTCTCGCCCGGCAGACCCGAGCAGTTGATGCCCGCCCGTTGTACGTGGGATCCCGCGGCCGGCGACGGGGACCCGCTCACCGCCTACTTCTCCGTGGACATCTCGTTGGCCGACTACGTCGCCGGGGTCCAGCCGGATTGGGAGAAGGACCTCGGCGCCCTGACCTGGGAGCACTACCCCGACCCGCTCGGCCTCGAGGGGACGTGCATGCTGGCCGCCGAGCTGTCTCCCTCGTCCTTCGTCGCGCTTTCGAGCAGCGACTTCCTCGACACGTCGAAGGCCTGTGAGCGGGCCGAGGCCGCCGCGCCGTACGTGTCCGCGAATCTCTCCGGCGGTTGA